In Phreatobacter stygius, a genomic segment contains:
- a CDS encoding shikimate kinase: MQLVFLHGPPASGKLTIARELAGTTGFALFHNHLIVDAVAAVFPFGSDAFVRLREAFWLATLGEAARAGRSTIFTFQPEPTVAPDFAERVRRVVGEAGGEVIFVRLTLAADLQDARIANADRAAFGKMRSLELLRALRDQFEAAEAAMPPARLTIDTGATPPTAVARLIAGVLESAGPAI, from the coding sequence ATGCAGCTCGTTTTCCTCCACGGCCCGCCCGCCTCGGGCAAATTGACCATCGCCAGGGAGCTCGCCGGCACCACTGGCTTCGCGCTCTTCCACAATCATCTGATCGTCGATGCGGTGGCTGCCGTCTTTCCCTTCGGCAGTGACGCTTTCGTCAGGCTGCGCGAAGCCTTCTGGCTCGCCACCCTCGGCGAGGCGGCCAGAGCCGGCCGGTCGACGATCTTCACCTTCCAGCCCGAACCGACAGTTGCCCCGGATTTCGCCGAACGGGTCCGCCGGGTCGTCGGCGAGGCCGGTGGCGAGGTGATCTTCGTCAGGTTGACCCTTGCGGCCGACTTGCAGGATGCCAGGATCGCCAATGCGGACCGCGCCGCCTTCGGCAAAATGCGCTCGCTCGAACTCTTGCGCGCGCTTCGCGATCAGTTCGAGGCGGCGGAGGCCGCCATGCCGCCGGCGCGGCTGACCATCGATACCGGCGCGACGCCGCCGACCGCGGTCGCACGCTTGATCGCTGGCGTGCTTGAGTCCGCAGGTCCGGCCATCTGA
- a CDS encoding glutathione S-transferase family protein, translating into MASSMGHSDRLSFIASPQYKKCNRTTLLCLLYSETGPPHIHRVIIASQRKRNFAMEPVLFYGVPHGCSFGSIVALEWLNQPYRLCRIDMLDKPKGYSRFNPSQQTPALLLESGETLGESLAVLHHIAARDLDRKLGFAQGTPDFDRLNRALAFLHTELHAAFSPAWAAFKVADGAPEKDMLRTMGRNNAAHSLAHLDAVLADRDWLVGNHRTVADAYLVGIARWAEDLRLFELARDYPRLHAHLQKLEADEAVIFAHAIEDERPVKSSGRFQSHVTVEELLPRLAA; encoded by the coding sequence ATGGCGTCTTCGATGGGGCATTCGGACAGGCTCTCTTTCATCGCCTCACCTCAGTATAAAAAATGTAACCGCACAACATTATTGTGCCTTCTTTACAGCGAAACCGGGCCACCGCATATCCATCGCGTCATCATTGCTTCACAGCGCAAAAGGAATTTCGCAATGGAACCGGTTCTTTTCTACGGCGTTCCGCATGGTTGCTCGTTCGGGTCGATCGTCGCACTGGAGTGGTTGAATCAGCCTTATCGTCTCTGCCGAATCGACATGCTGGACAAGCCCAAGGGTTATTCCCGCTTCAACCCGTCACAGCAAACGCCCGCTCTCCTGCTCGAGTCCGGCGAAACTTTGGGCGAAAGCCTGGCCGTTCTTCATCATATCGCGGCGCGCGACCTCGATCGGAAACTCGGTTTTGCGCAGGGCACGCCGGACTTCGACCGGCTGAACCGGGCGCTGGCCTTCCTCCATACCGAACTGCACGCTGCCTTCTCGCCCGCCTGGGCCGCTTTCAAGGTGGCCGACGGCGCACCCGAGAAAGATATGTTGCGGACCATGGGGCGCAACAATGCCGCCCATAGCTTGGCCCATCTCGACGCCGTGCTGGCCGACAGGGACTGGCTGGTCGGAAATCATCGCACCGTCGCCGACGCCTATCTGGTCGGCATCGCGCGCTGGGCCGAAGATCTCCGTCTGTTCGAGCTCGCCCGCGACTATCCGCGCCTGCATGCCCATCTGCAGAAGCTGGAAGCGGACGAGGCGGTCATCTTCGCCCATGCCATCGAAGACGAGCGGCCGGTCAAAAGCAGCGGACGGTTCCAGAGCCACGTGACGGTCGAGGAGTTGCTGCCGCGTCTTGCGGCGTAG
- a CDS encoding winged helix-turn-helix transcriptional regulator: protein MKESLSECPIEDAMRVLGGRWRSLVVYYLKDGPKRFSDLRRDMPKISQRMLTLDLRELEAIGVVSRTVYPEVPPRVEYELTADGRKLMPVIDALGDWWVGVVKRRRSAQGPARAEVAA, encoded by the coding sequence ATGAAAGAGAGCCTGTCCGAATGCCCCATCGAAGACGCCATGCGTGTGCTGGGCGGACGGTGGCGCAGCCTGGTGGTCTATTATCTGAAGGACGGGCCGAAACGGTTCAGCGACCTGCGCCGGGATATGCCGAAGATTTCCCAGCGCATGCTGACGCTGGATCTGCGCGAGCTGGAAGCGATCGGCGTGGTCTCCCGTACCGTCTATCCCGAGGTGCCGCCGCGGGTCGAATACGAACTCACCGCCGACGGGCGCAAGCTCATGCCGGTCATCGATGCGCTCGGCGACTGGTGGGTCGGCGTGGTGAAGCGGCGGCGGAGCGCGCAAGGCCCCGCGCGCGCCGAGGTGGCTGCCTGA
- a CDS encoding DHA2 family efflux MFS transporter permease subunit: MGFAMMCLGMFMAILDIQVVATSMPTIQAALAVEPDRISFVQTAYLIAEVVAIPLTGFLTRVLTMRWLFVSALSVFTLASIGCAASQSFAALVAWRVLQGFSGGTLIPTVFSAVFLMFPDRQQALATTIAGVLAVLAPTVGPIVGGWITETWSWHWLFLINVAPGVVAARAASRLLPVEALEVGATRRLDLVSLVLMATALAALILGLKEAPQRGWLSAPVSGLLALSAVGLAGFLARTLKGPFPIVSLRTFGDPGFAVGCTLSFVLGIGLFGSVYMMPVFLAVAHGYGALAIGTIMLVTGIAQLATAPLAVALERRIDARLLSAFGFLTFAIGLGASAVQTPETDYDGMFWPQVIRGVAIMFCLLPPTRMALGHLAPEAVPDASGLFNLMRNLGGAIGLALIDTVIFSRAPVHASAIVERLKAGDPATAKALGLPPEIVAAGGPGAIGDEVKLMLQPMIEKLAFVYAMNEAWGLVALITFAAIASLALVRPDAR; encoded by the coding sequence ATGGGCTTCGCCATGATGTGCCTCGGCATGTTCATGGCGATCCTCGACATCCAGGTCGTCGCCACCTCGATGCCGACCATTCAGGCAGCGCTCGCCGTCGAGCCCGACCGGATCAGCTTCGTCCAGACCGCCTATCTGATCGCGGAAGTCGTCGCCATTCCGCTGACCGGCTTCCTCACCCGTGTCCTGACCATGCGCTGGCTGTTCGTCTCGGCGCTCAGCGTGTTCACGCTCGCCTCGATCGGCTGCGCGGCCAGCCAGAGCTTCGCGGCGCTGGTCGCGTGGCGGGTCCTGCAGGGCTTTTCCGGCGGCACCTTGATCCCGACGGTCTTTTCCGCCGTGTTCCTGATGTTCCCCGACCGGCAGCAGGCCCTCGCCACCACCATCGCCGGCGTGCTGGCGGTGCTGGCGCCGACCGTCGGGCCGATCGTCGGCGGCTGGATTACCGAGACCTGGTCCTGGCACTGGCTGTTCCTGATCAATGTGGCGCCGGGCGTGGTCGCGGCGCGGGCGGCAAGCCGACTGCTGCCGGTCGAAGCCCTTGAAGTCGGGGCGACCAGGAGGCTCGACCTCGTCTCGCTCGTGCTGATGGCGACGGCGCTTGCCGCCCTGATCCTCGGCCTGAAGGAAGCGCCGCAGCGCGGCTGGCTGTCCGCGCCCGTCTCAGGCCTCTTGGCGCTCTCGGCCGTGGGCCTTGCCGGCTTCCTCGCCCGCACCCTGAAAGGTCCATTTCCGATCGTGAGTCTGAGAACCTTTGGCGATCCCGGCTTTGCAGTCGGCTGCACCCTGAGTTTCGTGCTTGGCATCGGGCTGTTCGGTTCGGTCTATATGATGCCGGTCTTCCTGGCGGTGGCCCATGGCTATGGCGCCTTGGCCATCGGCACGATCATGTTGGTGACCGGCATCGCCCAGCTTGCCACCGCGCCGCTCGCCGTGGCGCTGGAACGGCGCATTGATGCGCGCCTCTTGTCTGCGTTTGGCTTCCTCACCTTCGCCATCGGCCTTGGCGCCAGCGCGGTCCAGACCCCGGAAACGGACTATGACGGGATGTTCTGGCCGCAGGTCATCCGGGGCGTGGCCATCATGTTCTGCCTCCTGCCGCCGACCCGCATGGCGCTCGGGCATCTCGCGCCGGAGGCGGTGCCGGATGCCAGCGGGCTGTTCAACCTGATGCGCAATCTCGGCGGCGCGATCGGACTGGCGCTGATCGACACGGTCATTTTCAGCCGCGCGCCTGTTCATGCCTCGGCGATCGTCGAGCGGCTCAAGGCCGGCGATCCCGCGACCGCCAAAGCGCTTGGCCTGCCGCCTGAAATCGTCGCCGCGGGCGGGCCCGGCGCTATCGGCGACGAGGTGAAGCTGATGCTGCAGCCGATGATCGAAAAGCTCGCCTTTGTCTACGCGATGAACGAGGCCTGGGGCCTGGTGGCGCTGATCACCTTCGCGGCGATAGCGAGCCTGGCTCTCGTCCGGCCCGACGCCCGCTGA